A portion of the Bacillus thuringiensis genome contains these proteins:
- a CDS encoding tetratricopeptide repeat protein, producing MSNKLETGIQYMQEGNWEEAAKNFTEAIEENPKDALGYINFANLLDVLGDSERAILFYKRALELDDKSAAAYYGLGNVYYGQEQFTEAKAVFEQAMQAGLQSADVTFMLGITHVQLGNDRLALPFLQRATELDENDVEAVFQCGLCFARLEHIQEAKPYFEKVLEMDEEHADAYYNLGVAYVFEENNEKALALFKKATEIQPDHFLAGNGVRLLEQEAE from the coding sequence AAACAGGTATTCAATATATGCAAGAAGGAAACTGGGAAGAAGCAGCTAAAAATTTTACAGAAGCAATTGAAGAGAATCCGAAAGATGCGCTTGGATACATTAATTTTGCAAATTTATTAGACGTATTAGGTGATAGCGAGCGAGCGATTTTATTTTATAAACGTGCATTAGAGTTAGATGATAAATCTGCAGCTGCTTATTATGGCTTAGGAAACGTATATTATGGCCAAGAGCAATTTACTGAGGCGAAAGCTGTATTCGAACAAGCCATGCAAGCTGGATTACAATCAGCTGATGTAACATTTATGTTAGGTATTACACATGTACAGCTTGGAAATGATCGTCTTGCACTACCATTCTTACAAAGAGCAACAGAATTAGATGAAAACGATGTAGAAGCTGTATTCCAGTGCGGACTTTGCTTTGCACGACTAGAACATATTCAAGAGGCGAAACCTTATTTTGAAAAGGTATTAGAAATGGATGAAGAGCATGCAGATGCGTATTACAATTTAGGTGTTGCTTACGTATTTGAAGAAAATAACGAGAAAGCTCTCGCTTTATTTAAGAAAGCAACTGAAATTCAGCCAGATCACTTTTTAGCTGGTAATGGCGTTCGTTTATTAGAGCAAGAAGCTGAATAA